One window of Felis catus isolate Fca126 chromosome D4, F.catus_Fca126_mat1.0, whole genome shotgun sequence genomic DNA carries:
- the PTRH1 gene encoding probable peptidyl-tRNA hydrolase isoform X4 — translation MATAIGRGLTDVRARGLHRERGRHAARLLPANYAVVESRHERAHTGTPARGEAVAGGRSGEPWTARHAAQRGLGGAGAPGAASGCGGHLGARPALRGRPRRGLARGCPAGPASAPAAHERQRAQRGPGRGHNGVRSCISCLNSHAMPRLRIGIGRPAHPDTVQAHVLGSFSAAEQELLPLLLERATDMLLDHIRERSQRPSLGPDLSEFLPP, via the exons ATGGCCACTGCGATTGGTCGAGGCCTGACTGACGTCAGGGCGCGGGGCCTACACCGTGAAAGGGGGCGACATGCGGCCAGACTGCTGCCGGCGAACTACGCTGTGGTTGAGTCGCGCCATGAGCGTGCTCACACTGGAACCCCGGCCCGCGGGGAAGCGGTGGCTG GTGGCCGGTCTGGGGAACCCTGGACTGCCCGGCACGCGGCACAGCGTGGGCTTGGcggtgctggggcacctggcgcGGCGTCTGGGTGTGGCGGACACCTGGGCGCGCGACCGGCGCTGCGCGGCCGACCTCGCCGTGGCCTCGCTCGAGGATGCCCAGCTGGTCCTGCTTCGGCCCCGGCGGCTCATGAACGCCAGCGGGCGCAGCGTGGCCCGGGCCG GGGCCACAACGGAGTCCGTTCCTGCATTAGCTGTCTCAACTCCCAT GCAATGCCGAGGCTGCGGATAGGCATCGGGCGCCCCGCCCACCCTGATACAGTGCAGGCCCATGTGCTGGGCTCTTTCTCCGCCGCGGAGCAGGAACTGCTGCCTCTGTTGCTGGAGCGAGCCACCGACATGCTCCTGGACCACATCCGGGAACGAAGCCAGCGGCCCTCCTTAGGCCCTGACCTCAGTGAATTCCTGCCCCCCTAA
- the PTRH1 gene encoding probable peptidyl-tRNA hydrolase isoform X3 — protein sequence MRPDCCRRTTLWLSRAMSVLTLEPRPAGKRWLVAGLGNPGLPGTRHSVGLAVLGHLARRLGVADTWARDRRCAADLAVASLEDAQLVLLRPRRLMNASGRSVARAAELFGLTAEEVYLVHDELDKPLGKVAVKLGGSARGHNGVRSCISCLNSHAMPRLRIGIGRPAHPDTVQAHVLGSFSAAEQELLPLLLERATDMLLDHIRERSQRPSLGPDLSEFLPP from the exons ATGCGGCCAGACTGCTGCCGGCGAACTACGCTGTGGTTGAGTCGCGCCATGAGCGTGCTCACACTGGAACCCCGGCCCGCGGGGAAGCGGTGGCTG GTGGCCGGTCTGGGGAACCCTGGACTGCCCGGCACGCGGCACAGCGTGGGCTTGGcggtgctggggcacctggcgcGGCGTCTGGGTGTGGCGGACACCTGGGCGCGCGACCGGCGCTGCGCGGCCGACCTCGCCGTGGCCTCGCTCGAGGATGCCCAGCTGGTCCTGCTTCGGCCCCGGCGGCTCATGAACGCCAGCGGGCGCAGCGTGGCCCGGGCCG CGGAGCTGTTTGGGCTGACTGCTGAGGAGGTCTACCTGGTGCATGATGAGCTGGACAAGCCCCTGGGGAAAGTGGCTGTGAAGCTGGGGGGAAGCGCCAG GGGCCACAACGGAGTCCGTTCCTGCATTAGCTGTCTCAACTCCCAT GCAATGCCGAGGCTGCGGATAGGCATCGGGCGCCCCGCCCACCCTGATACAGTGCAGGCCCATGTGCTGGGCTCTTTCTCCGCCGCGGAGCAGGAACTGCTGCCTCTGTTGCTGGAGCGAGCCACCGACATGCTCCTGGACCACATCCGGGAACGAAGCCAGCGGCCCTCCTTAGGCCCTGACCTCAGTGAATTCCTGCCCCCCTAA
- the CFAP157 gene encoding cilia- and flagella-associated protein 157: protein MGPTSLATTWLLKGALGQWLPPAMAPKKKATKGTKEPEVKKKKGGKKDASMGSKPAETPLGEEMREFYHIQIRDLEDRLARYQRKWDELAVQEKLFRQEFEQLANNKKEIVAFLKRTLNQKVDEITELNEQLQSLQLAKEVEKDAFEAQLAQVRHEFQETKDQLTTENIILGGKLAALEEFRLQKEELTEKFTTLEDQLRKQEGDYKDYVYNLEKKSVLDKDRLRKEIIQRVNLVATEYRKVATSQMWDTTKRAIVENNTVTLQLSKISRQGAQLLQENEQLKGTRDELCKQLDLLESAQKVMARHSRGHRKIILMLTEKCREQQRGTVEAEQLRLQLSQLEQGLGQLQQDTQTLRSQRDQLNLQLERQQAEAQQLQRELTEEQKVRANLEAALAQATFILQDVLQMQPDEEDSDSDVVFQLQLKEMLHQVLAVLSSAVVLSPRLAVYLNQESQAHSPPKGSQPGTQLPKMGSLRQPPSSIAPYQPGDLGLVPRRAHIPPNPEDLRLLSHTTRVGTFRVHSSPEIHTSGSPKRFKKFSLPEVSLLSK, encoded by the exons ATGGGACCAACTTCCTTAGCAACCACCTGGCTTCTTAAAGGGGCCCTGGGGCAGTGGTTGCCACCAGCCATGGCTCCCAAAAAGAAGGCAACTAAGGGGACCAAGGAGCCCGAGGTCAAGAAGAAGAAAGGTGGCAAGAAGGATGCCAGCATGGGCAGCAAGCCTGCGGAAACGCCTTTAGGCGAGGAGATGCGAGAATTCTACCACATCCAGATCCGAGACCTGGAGGACAGGCTGGCCCG GTACCAGCGGAAGTGGGATGAACTAGCCGTGCAGGAGAAGCTGTTCCGCCAGGAGTTTGAGCAGCTGGCCAACAACAAGAAGGAGATCGTGGCCTTCCTCAAGCGCACACTCAACCAGAAGGTAGATGAGATCACCGAACTCAACGAGCAGCTGCAAAGCCTGCAGCTGGCCAAGGAGGTAGAAAAGGACGCCTTTGAGGCACAGCTAGCCCAGGTGCGCCATGAGTTCCAGGAGACCAAGGACCAGCTCACCACGGAGAACATCATCCTTG gggggaagcTGGCGGCTTTGGAAGAGTTCCGGCTGCAGAAAGAGGAGCTCACAGAGAAGTTCACGACACTGGAAGACCAGCTACGGAAGCAGGAGGGTGACTACAAGGACTACGTGTACAACCTCGAGAAGAAGTCTGTGCTGGACAAGGACAG ACTGAGGAAGGAGATCATCCAGCGCGTGAACCTGGTGGCCACTGAGTACCGAAAGGTGGCCACTAGCCAGATGTGGGACACGACAAAGCGGGCCATCGTGGAGAACAACACGGTCACCCTGCAGCTGTCCAAGATATCCCGGCAAGGCGCACAGCTGCTGCAGGAGAACGAGCAGCTAAAGGGCACCCGAGACGAGCTGTGCAAACAGCTGGATCTATTGGAGAGCGCCCAGAAGGTCATGGCCAGGCATAGCAGAGGCCACCGTAAG ATCATCCTCATGCTGACCGAGAAGTGCCGCGAGCAGCAGCGGGGCACAGTGGAGGCCGAGCAGCTGCGCCTCCAGCTGAGCCAACTGGAGCAGGGcctcgggcagctgcagcaggACACACAGACGCTGAG GAGTCAGAGAGACCAGCTGAACCTGCAGCTGGAGAGGCAGCAGGCTGAGGCACAACAGCTACAGCGGGAGCTGACTGAAGAGCAGAAGGTTCGGGCAAATCTGGAGGCAGCCCTGGCCCAGGCCACCTTCATCCTACAGGACGTTCTACAG ATGCAACCTGATGAGGAGGACAGCGACTCTGATGTCGTGTTCCAGCTGCAGCTCAAGGAGATGCTGCACCAAGTGCTGGCCGTGCTCAGCTCAGCCGTGGTCCTCAGCCCCCGGCTGGCTGTGTATCTCAATCAGGAGAGCCAGGCCCACAGCCCACCCAAGGGCAG CCAGCCTGGCACCCAGCTACCCAAGATGGGGTCTCTGCGCCAGCCGCCATCCAGCATCGCACCCTACCAGCCGGGGGACCTGGGCCTGGTGCCTCGACGGGCCCACATCCCACCTAACCCCGAGGACCTCAGGCTGCTCTCACACACCACCCGTGTGGGAACCTTCCGGGTGCACAGCAGCCCTGAG ATTCACACCTCTGGTTCTCCGAAAAGGTTCAAAAAGTTTAGTCTTCCTGAAGTTTCTCTACTTTCCAAGtaa
- the PTRH1 gene encoding probable peptidyl-tRNA hydrolase isoform X1, with product MATAIGRGLTDVRARGLHRERGRHAARLLPANYAVVESRHERAHTGTPARGEAVAGGRSGEPWTARHAAQRGLGGAGAPGAASGCGGHLGARPALRGRPRRGLARGCPAGPASAPAAHERQRAQRGPGRFFICEMGSIAAPPHESRESGQRPLGRWAVTRATISLCQAELFGLTAEEVYLVHDELDKPLGKVAVKLGGSARGHNGVRSCISCLNSHAMPRLRIGIGRPAHPDTVQAHVLGSFSAAEQELLPLLLERATDMLLDHIRERSQRPSLGPDLSEFLPP from the exons ATGGCCACTGCGATTGGTCGAGGCCTGACTGACGTCAGGGCGCGGGGCCTACACCGTGAAAGGGGGCGACATGCGGCCAGACTGCTGCCGGCGAACTACGCTGTGGTTGAGTCGCGCCATGAGCGTGCTCACACTGGAACCCCGGCCCGCGGGGAAGCGGTGGCTG GTGGCCGGTCTGGGGAACCCTGGACTGCCCGGCACGCGGCACAGCGTGGGCTTGGcggtgctggggcacctggcgcGGCGTCTGGGTGTGGCGGACACCTGGGCGCGCGACCGGCGCTGCGCGGCCGACCTCGCCGTGGCCTCGCTCGAGGATGCCCAGCTGGTCCTGCTTCGGCCCCGGCGGCTCATGAACGCCAGCGGGCGCAGCGTGGCCCGGGCCG tttctttatatgCGAAATGGGGTCAATTGCGGCCCCTCCTCACGAGAGCCGTGAGTCGGGACAACGCCCTCTGGGCAGATGGGCAGTAACCAGGGCCACCATTTCCCTGTGCCAAGCGGAGCTGTTTGGGCTGACTGCTGAGGAGGTCTACCTGGTGCATGATGAGCTGGACAAGCCCCTGGGGAAAGTGGCTGTGAAGCTGGGGGGAAGCGCCAG GGGCCACAACGGAGTCCGTTCCTGCATTAGCTGTCTCAACTCCCAT GCAATGCCGAGGCTGCGGATAGGCATCGGGCGCCCCGCCCACCCTGATACAGTGCAGGCCCATGTGCTGGGCTCTTTCTCCGCCGCGGAGCAGGAACTGCTGCCTCTGTTGCTGGAGCGAGCCACCGACATGCTCCTGGACCACATCCGGGAACGAAGCCAGCGGCCCTCCTTAGGCCCTGACCTCAGTGAATTCCTGCCCCCCTAA
- the PTRH1 gene encoding probable peptidyl-tRNA hydrolase isoform X2 — protein MRPDCCRRTTLWLSRAMSVLTLEPRPAGKRWLFPRCRPQVAGLGNPGLPGTRHSVGLAVLGHLARRLGVADTWARDRRCAADLAVASLEDAQLVLLRPRRLMNASGRSVARAAELFGLTAEEVYLVHDELDKPLGKVAVKLGGSARGHNGVRSCISCLNSHAMPRLRIGIGRPAHPDTVQAHVLGSFSAAEQELLPLLLERATDMLLDHIRERSQRPSLGPDLSEFLPP, from the exons ATGCGGCCAGACTGCTGCCGGCGAACTACGCTGTGGTTGAGTCGCGCCATGAGCGTGCTCACACTGGAACCCCGGCCCGCGGGGAAGCGGTGGCTG TTTCCCCGGTGCCGCCCGCAGGTGGCCGGTCTGGGGAACCCTGGACTGCCCGGCACGCGGCACAGCGTGGGCTTGGcggtgctggggcacctggcgcGGCGTCTGGGTGTGGCGGACACCTGGGCGCGCGACCGGCGCTGCGCGGCCGACCTCGCCGTGGCCTCGCTCGAGGATGCCCAGCTGGTCCTGCTTCGGCCCCGGCGGCTCATGAACGCCAGCGGGCGCAGCGTGGCCCGGGCCG CGGAGCTGTTTGGGCTGACTGCTGAGGAGGTCTACCTGGTGCATGATGAGCTGGACAAGCCCCTGGGGAAAGTGGCTGTGAAGCTGGGGGGAAGCGCCAG GGGCCACAACGGAGTCCGTTCCTGCATTAGCTGTCTCAACTCCCAT GCAATGCCGAGGCTGCGGATAGGCATCGGGCGCCCCGCCCACCCTGATACAGTGCAGGCCCATGTGCTGGGCTCTTTCTCCGCCGCGGAGCAGGAACTGCTGCCTCTGTTGCTGGAGCGAGCCACCGACATGCTCCTGGACCACATCCGGGAACGAAGCCAGCGGCCCTCCTTAGGCCCTGACCTCAGTGAATTCCTGCCCCCCTAA
- the TTC16 gene encoding tetratricopeptide repeat protein 16 isoform X9, translating to MKMVAWMSSKKASLLSLGVCLPAQPCLSTQASLLPTHLQLQLYALGWPKSGPAPLLPAPPPPQLSPRPAVLGERGLGDGRAVLFPRPPPELPADFYALRAEAYIQLCDFSSATLNLRRAYSFQPENTKYLERLTFVLYLQGQCLLEQCAFLDALKIFSQASALQPEKASFRYRCMACLLALKRHQDCLSLVTKEVQLGTTNADVYILRARLYNFFQKPSLCYRDLHRALLLDPKHPQAKVLLKMMVDQAQQARQDAGILAVQGKLHYALQRINCAIENNPLDPGLFLFRGIMYRRLWEFDAAVEDILKALDMMSEHQEDIAQQAQRQLLLAYNDFAVHCYMQGAYQEGVLLLNKALRDEQQEKGLYINRGDCFFQLGNLTFAEADYQQALALSPQDEGANIRMGLLQEKMGFCEHRSRQFHKAESHFSVAIQHNPRKAQYYLHRARSRQLLQNILGARLDVATVLLLNPKQPKLLPLMANLFPGMSVEEVLGSQAAHLARLQLDRVSESSPQAGIPQGIMGQLRERERERHKARALQLRWKQEQPLAETSEELKATTPQTLEGKPEGPKEEAETPQKEEKQEEKPKAAASKSGPCPPQRQRCPLPARNTRAPRALL from the exons ATGAAGATGGTGGCCTGGATGAGCTCCAAGAAggccagcctcctctccctgggTGTCTGTCTACCTGCCCAACCCTGTCTCTCCACCcaagcctccctcctcccaacccACCTGCAGCTGCAGCTGTATGCCCTGGGCTGGCCAAAGTCAGGGCCAgcccctctgcttcctgcccccccccccccacagctaTCACCAAGGCCAGCAGTGCTTGGAGAGAGAGGACTGGGAGATGGCCGTGCTGTACTTTTCCCGCGCCCTCCACCTGAACTCCCAGCTG ACTTCTATGCTTTACGCGCCGAGGCCTACatccagctctgtgacttctccTCGGCCACCCTGAACCTGCGAAGGGCCTACTCCTTCCAGCCGGAGAACACCAAATACCTGGAGCGGCTTACCTTCGTCCTTTACCTGCAG ggccagTGCCTGCTCGAGCAGTGTGCCTTCCTGGATGCCCTGAAAATCTTCTCTCAAGCCTCTGCACTCCAGCCCGAGAAAGCCAGCTTCCGTTACCGATG CATGGCCTGTCTCCTGGCCCTCAAACGGCACCAAGACTGCCTCTCGCTCGTCACCAAGGAGGTGCAGCTTGGCACGACCAATGCCGACGTCTACATCCTCCGGGCCAGGCTCTACAACTTCTTCCAGAAG CCCAGCCTCTGCTATCGAGACCTGCACAGAGCCTTGCTGTTGGACCCCAAGCACCCACAGGCCAAGGTGCTGCTCAAGATGATGGTGGACCAAGCCCAGCAGGCTCGCCAAGATGCCGGGATCCTAGCCGTGCAGGGCAAGCTTCACTACGCTCTGCAGCGCATCAACTGTGCCATCGAGAACAACCCTCTGGATCCAGGCCTCTTTCTCTTCCG ggGCATCATGTACCGCCGCCTCTGGGAGTTTGACGCGGCTGTGGAGGACATCCTGAAGGCGCTGGACATGATGAGCGAGCACCAGGAGGACATCGCGCAGCAGGCGCAGCGGCAGCTGCTGCTGGCCTACAACGACTTCGCGGTGCACTGCTACATGCAGGGTGCCTACCAGGAGGGGGTGCTGCTGCTCAACAAAGCCCTCAGGGACGAGCAGCAGGAGAAAGGCCTGTACATCAACCGTGGGG ATTGTTTCTTTCAGCTGGGCAACCTGACCTTTGCGGAGGCGGACTACCAGCAGGCGCTGGCACTGAGCCCACAGGACGAGGGTGCCAACATCCGCATGGGCCTGCTGCAGGAGAAGATGGGCTTCTGCGAGCATAGGAGCAG GCAGTTCCATAAGGCAGAGAGCCACTTCTCAGTGGCCATCCAGCACAACCCCCGGAAGGCCCAGTACTACCTGCACCGTGCCAGGAGCCGGCAGCTCCTGCAGAACATTCTGGGGGCCCGCCTGGATGTTGCCACCGTCCTGCTCCTCAACCCCAAACAACCTAAG CTGCTCCCACTGATGGCCAACCTCTTCCCGGGCATGTCGGTGGAGGAGGTGCTCGGCAGCCAGGCGGCCCACCTGGCCAGGTTGCAGCTGGATCGGGTGTCGGAGAGCAGCCCGCAGGCTGGCATCCCTCAAGGCATCATGGG GCAGCTCAGGGAGCGGGAGCGAGAGCGCCACAAGGCACGGGCCCTGCAGCTCAGGTGGAAGCAGGAACAGCCTTTGGCCGAGACCTCTGAAGAGCTCAAGGCCACCACCCCCCAGACCCTGGAGGGAAAGCCAGAAGGTccaaaagaagaagctgagaccccccaaaaggaggaaaaacag